The Herminiimonas arsenitoxidans genome window below encodes:
- a CDS encoding DUF4197 domain-containing protein translates to MSIHHFSKTALTVSLGLIASAAFALSLSDLSNTDASSGVKAALEKGATVAVSKLGVENGFLNNPKVKIGVPSVMEKAMPILRMTGQGKKVDELTVSMNHAAESAVSLAKPLLLNAVKSMSVTDAKNILTGGDTAVTDFFRQKTATPLNEQFLPVVKKITDKNGLSAQYNAVMGKAGSSGLVSKDETTVEGYVTKRALDGLYTMIAEEEKAIRADPVGSGSAILGKVFGALK, encoded by the coding sequence ATGTCTATTCATCATTTCTCTAAAACGGCTCTAACAGTCTCGTTGGGCTTGATCGCTTCCGCTGCTTTTGCCTTGTCCTTGAGTGATCTCAGTAACACGGATGCATCCAGCGGCGTGAAGGCGGCACTGGAAAAAGGTGCCACAGTTGCTGTGTCCAAACTGGGTGTAGAGAACGGTTTTCTGAATAATCCAAAAGTAAAAATTGGCGTGCCTAGCGTGATGGAAAAAGCGATGCCTATCCTGCGCATGACAGGGCAAGGTAAGAAAGTGGATGAGCTGACGGTATCGATGAATCACGCCGCAGAATCTGCAGTCTCTCTGGCCAAGCCTTTATTGCTGAATGCAGTCAAGTCGATGTCGGTCACCGATGCTAAAAATATTTTGACTGGCGGCGATACCGCAGTTACTGATTTCTTCCGCCAAAAAACAGCGACGCCATTGAACGAGCAATTCCTGCCTGTGGTGAAGAAGATCACTGATAAGAACGGCCTCTCAGCGCAGTACAACGCTGTGATGGGTAAGGCTGGTTCTAGCGGCTTGGTATCGAAAGATGAAACGACCGTAGAAGGTTACGTAACCAAGCGCGCACTGGATGGCTTGTACACAATGATCGCCGAGGAAGAAAAAGCCATTCGTGCTGATCCTGTTGGTTCCGGTAGCGCAATTCTGGGCAAGGTATTCGGCGCGTTGAAATAA
- a CDS encoding DNA ligase, with translation MILRIAVCALAFVFLASFSSAQGQSNPAPVMLANAYHPGVDLNDYWVSEKYDGIRAYWDGEKLLTRGGELIHPPAWFIAGWPKMPLDGELWAGRGKFSEAVSTARRQVPDDAAWRRMRFMVFDLPAHAGSFDQRLPVLQSTVNKLALPWVQAVKQFKVSDHRALQQLLKVTTKEGGEGLMLHRGSSLYRAERNDDLLKVKLHEDAEAKVIAYVPGKGKHQGRLGALLVETATGQRFKLGTGLSDAQREAPPPIGSLVTYRYRGLNDSGIPRFASFVRSRDDLNAVNNTSLK, from the coding sequence GTGATATTGCGCATCGCTGTATGTGCGCTTGCCTTCGTCTTCCTTGCCTCGTTCTCATCGGCGCAGGGACAAAGTAATCCCGCTCCCGTCATGCTGGCGAACGCCTATCATCCCGGCGTTGATTTGAACGATTACTGGGTGAGCGAAAAATACGATGGCATACGCGCTTATTGGGATGGCGAGAAATTGCTGACGCGTGGTGGTGAGCTTATTCATCCACCCGCATGGTTTATTGCAGGCTGGCCGAAGATGCCATTAGACGGCGAGTTGTGGGCAGGGCGCGGCAAATTCTCTGAGGCGGTTTCTACCGCACGTCGTCAAGTGCCTGATGATGCTGCCTGGCGCAGAATGCGTTTCATGGTGTTTGATCTACCTGCACATGCAGGAAGCTTCGATCAACGTTTGCCTGTATTGCAATCCACGGTGAACAAATTGGCTTTGCCATGGGTGCAGGCTGTCAAGCAATTCAAGGTAAGCGACCATCGTGCTTTGCAGCAGTTGTTGAAAGTGACGACGAAGGAGGGAGGAGAAGGATTAATGCTGCACCGTGGCTCTTCGCTGTATCGTGCTGAACGTAATGATGATTTACTCAAAGTTAAATTGCATGAAGATGCAGAAGCCAAAGTTATTGCCTATGTGCCGGGAAAAGGTAAGCATCAAGGACGGCTTGGTGCATTATTGGTAGAGACAGCAACAGGACAACGTTTTAAACTGGGTACCGGATTGAGCGATGCGCAAAGAGAGGCGCCACCGCCCATTGGTAGTTTGGTGACGTATCGTTACCGAGGTTTGAATGACAGTGGCATTCCACGTTTTGCCAGCTTTGTGCGTAGTCGTGATGATTTAAATGCAGTAAACAACACGTCGTTGAAATAA
- a CDS encoding SDR family NAD(P)-dependent oxidoreductase encodes MNIDLSGKTAIVTGSTAGIGYAIAKGLAQAGAEVTVNGRTAAAVQRAVAQLKAEVPEAEILGIAADVGTADGCAILVEAQPATDILVNNVGIYGPQDFFDIPDEEWSRFFEVNVMSGVRLSRAYLPGMVQHQWGRVIFLSSESALNIPADMIHYGFTKTSNLSISRGLAKRVAGTGVTVNAILPGPTLSDGVEAMLKTEQLASGKTMEETAAAFVMKHRPSSIIQRAATVEEVANLVVYTASMQASATTGAALRVDGGVVDTLA; translated from the coding sequence ATGAACATCGATCTCTCCGGAAAAACTGCCATCGTCACCGGCTCCACGGCCGGCATCGGTTACGCCATCGCCAAAGGTTTGGCGCAAGCCGGTGCTGAAGTCACCGTCAATGGTCGTACCGCAGCAGCTGTTCAACGTGCTGTCGCTCAATTGAAGGCTGAAGTACCAGAAGCAGAAATTCTGGGGATCGCGGCCGATGTCGGCACCGCAGATGGCTGCGCGATTCTGGTCGAGGCACAACCGGCTACCGATATCTTGGTCAACAATGTCGGCATCTATGGCCCACAGGATTTCTTCGATATTCCGGATGAGGAATGGTCACGTTTCTTCGAAGTGAATGTGATGTCAGGCGTGCGCCTATCCCGCGCTTATCTTCCCGGCATGGTGCAACATCAATGGGGACGTGTGATCTTCCTGTCTTCAGAATCAGCGTTGAACATTCCAGCAGACATGATTCATTATGGCTTCACCAAGACATCGAATCTATCGATCTCGCGCGGCTTGGCCAAACGCGTCGCCGGCACCGGCGTGACCGTCAACGCGATACTGCCCGGCCCTACTTTGTCGGATGGCGTGGAAGCGATGCTGAAAACAGAACAGCTTGCCAGTGGAAAAACGATGGAAGAAACCGCGGCCGCATTCGTGATGAAGCACAGACCTAGCTCCATCATCCAGCGCGCAGCAACCGTGGAAGAAGTGGCAAATCTGGTTGTCTACACCGCATCCATGCAAGCGTCCGCCACAACAGGCGCCGCACTCAGAGTTGATGGTGGCGTAGTCGATACATTGGCTTGA
- a CDS encoding efflux transporter outer membrane subunit, giving the protein MTKFNLSLTTLVAALVLAGCSTAKPPEQLKLDLPTQYREQAEALDGAWKLAMPADSKDRGEWWVVFGDDNLSALIVEASNANLNLAMALARVKDARAAAGVVNADRGVQVDVGVGPTRTGNSQSISTQYSAPLSFSYEVDLFGRLSDASRAARLDAQGQEAAYRSVLLALQSDVAQQYFTIRSLDSELDVLQKTVALRQEALDLTQRRFDAGDTSELDVAQAKTEWATTSAELEGVKRQRAQRDHALAILLGKAPAEFTLAVAPLAAPIVNVPAGLPSDLLERRPDIAQAQRQLAASSARIGAAKAAFFPKLLLTGSAGYESNELRDLFKWSSRSWMLGPVVGTMLSMPLFDGGRNRSNLERADANYEALVANYRQQVLVGFQDVEDNLSALRTLDRQIQFEDQAVKSAQLATRLADSRYRYGSASYFEVIDAQRSSLSSQRSKIRSTGQRAVASVGLIRALGGGWDPIPAKEGVALAAKQ; this is encoded by the coding sequence ATGACGAAATTTAATTTATCCCTGACCACGCTGGTAGCTGCGCTGGTGTTGGCCGGTTGCTCGACGGCCAAACCACCAGAGCAACTGAAACTGGATTTGCCTACGCAATATCGTGAACAGGCAGAAGCACTGGATGGCGCATGGAAGCTGGCTATGCCGGCCGATAGCAAAGACAGAGGCGAATGGTGGGTAGTGTTTGGCGATGACAATTTGAGTGCCCTGATTGTGGAAGCCAGCAACGCGAACTTGAATCTGGCGATGGCTCTGGCGCGTGTGAAAGATGCACGTGCTGCTGCGGGCGTCGTTAATGCTGATCGCGGCGTGCAAGTGGATGTTGGTGTCGGCCCTACACGTACCGGCAACAGCCAATCGATCTCTACGCAGTACAGCGCACCTTTGAGCTTCTCTTATGAAGTTGATCTGTTTGGTCGCTTGTCCGACGCGAGTCGTGCAGCCAGACTGGATGCACAAGGGCAGGAAGCGGCGTATCGCTCGGTCTTGCTGGCTTTGCAGTCCGACGTGGCGCAGCAATACTTCACGATACGTTCGCTGGATTCCGAGTTGGATGTATTGCAGAAAACGGTCGCTTTGCGGCAGGAAGCATTGGATCTGACGCAGCGCAGATTCGATGCCGGTGATACCAGTGAGCTGGATGTCGCGCAGGCCAAGACGGAATGGGCAACCACCAGCGCCGAGTTGGAAGGCGTGAAGCGTCAACGTGCGCAACGTGATCACGCGCTGGCGATTTTGCTCGGCAAGGCTCCGGCCGAATTCACTTTGGCAGTGGCACCATTGGCCGCACCTATCGTCAATGTGCCGGCTGGCTTGCCATCCGATCTGCTGGAGCGTCGTCCTGATATTGCACAGGCACAGCGTCAACTGGCTGCATCCAGTGCACGTATAGGTGCAGCGAAGGCGGCATTCTTTCCGAAACTGTTGCTGACAGGATCTGCTGGTTACGAATCGAATGAGTTACGCGATTTGTTCAAATGGTCCAGCCGTAGCTGGATGTTGGGACCTGTGGTCGGCACCATGTTGAGCATGCCGCTGTTCGATGGTGGCCGTAATCGCTCGAATCTGGAACGTGCGGATGCCAATTACGAAGCACTGGTTGCCAACTATAGACAGCAAGTATTGGTCGGTTTTCAGGATGTTGAAGATAACCTGAGTGCATTGCGCACGCTGGATAGACAGATTCAATTTGAAGATCAAGCGGTCAAATCGGCACAGCTCGCAACGCGTCTGGCTGACTCACGTTATCGCTATGGTTCGGCCAGTTATTTCGAAGTGATTGATGCGCAGCGTTCCAGCTTGTCATCACAACGTTCGAAGATACGCAGCACAGGTCAGCGTGCAGTTGCATCGGTTGGATTGATACGTGCGCTGGGCGGTGGTTGGGATCCGATACCAGCTAAAGAAGGTGTGGCTCTAGCAGCCAAGCAGTAA